In a genomic window of Spirosoma agri:
- the yidD gene encoding membrane protein insertion efficiency factor YidD, translating into MKSILIGLVRIYQAAISPYFPNACRYTPTCSQYAIDAIRKHGPIRGGWLGLKRIGRCHPWGGQGYDPVP; encoded by the coding sequence ATGAAATCCATTTTGATCGGGCTGGTCAGGATTTATCAGGCCGCTATCTCGCCTTATTTTCCCAATGCCTGTCGCTATACACCCACCTGTTCGCAGTATGCGATTGACGCTATTCGCAAACACGGGCCAATTCGGGGCGGCTGGCTGGGTCTGAAACGAATCGGTCGCTGCCATCCCTGGGGCGGTCAGGGATATGATCCGGTTCCATAG
- the lgt gene encoding prolipoprotein diacylglyceryl transferase — protein MLQYVIWDVNPEIFHIGSFSVRWYGLLFALGFLIGMQIMTHIFKKENKPVADTDSLLIYMVVSTILGARFGHFLFYEPEVILRNPLEVILPPYRGLASHGAIVGILLGLWLYSRRKESRLTNQTYLWVADRIAITVALAGACIRFGNLMNSEIVGRPTDVSWAFIFLNNSEYAKIPRHPAQLYESISCLVLFFFLFWFWNQHKERTPRGSMVGIFFIWVFGLRFFYEYLKENQVPFEDRLPLNVGQMLSIPAVLLGLYFLVRSYRTPVVLAEPDTMPKKIKS, from the coding sequence ATGCTGCAATACGTGATTTGGGACGTTAATCCCGAAATTTTTCACATTGGTTCATTCTCAGTACGTTGGTATGGACTGCTCTTCGCGTTGGGTTTTCTGATCGGAATGCAGATAATGACCCACATCTTCAAAAAAGAAAACAAGCCCGTTGCCGATACCGATTCGCTCCTGATTTACATGGTCGTTTCCACCATTTTGGGTGCCCGGTTCGGCCATTTTCTGTTCTACGAACCTGAAGTAATTCTCAGAAACCCGCTCGAAGTGATTCTGCCGCCCTATCGAGGATTGGCCAGCCACGGTGCCATAGTCGGCATTCTGCTTGGTCTATGGCTATACTCGCGCCGGAAAGAAAGCCGTCTGACGAATCAAACGTATCTCTGGGTGGCCGATCGAATTGCGATCACCGTTGCGCTGGCCGGTGCCTGTATCCGGTTTGGTAACCTGATGAACTCCGAGATCGTTGGTCGGCCAACGGACGTTTCGTGGGCGTTTATCTTCCTGAATAACAGCGAATACGCCAAAATTCCCCGTCACCCGGCGCAGTTATACGAATCGATATCGTGTCTGGTGCTGTTCTTTTTCCTGTTCTGGTTCTGGAATCAGCACAAAGAACGAACTCCGCGTGGCAGTATGGTGGGCATTTTCTTTATCTGGGTATTCGGTCTGCGGTTTTTCTACGAATACCTGAAAGAAAACCAGGTTCCGTTCGAAGATCGCCTGCCACTGAACGTTGGTCAGATGCTGAGTATTCCTGCGGTGTTACTGGGTCTGTATTTTCTGGTGCGGAGTTACCGTACCCCAGTTGTACTGGCCGAACCGGACACCATGCCGAAGAAGATCAAATCGTAG